From one Planococcus citri chromosome 3, ihPlaCitr1.1, whole genome shotgun sequence genomic stretch:
- the LOC135840818 gene encoding uncharacterized protein LOC135840818 isoform X11 has protein sequence MKMAEVPSNVYDLLFPSPPTLKEIVSISIAGQLWRQEIDTHRTKNTLNQLNLQQNILSSNSSPHIPSSILSQIETAVNKFGPSIQEWLLHHEKLFKKEIFNDFIDFVEDFDGSIHYVRTAKRFVLCDRIDKILRFKIACQYCFEDDILRIWPLVSAHIDLRDIPFHEYPTLFYWICQLQHQLYKLPQPNSTNPNLSTVVQIFLYEHYHVWSHVEYFWHRLDPQSRMRFATGSRLAKIFCRYLVKTFDEVELEKIANFYGCEIIATLLAKLLQRNGNEDLYALSVWTFLKNKMNGDRFITLIRRIIEDLCNICHSQYRTVDDISAYAELCASAPFHLKQLAIQNILQDQTLFKLTFYVEYSGNPVNGSVLFKFLFTLLSDAVIEDRSKFWNTFWSRLLPLLGTAQFDQLMTLCFNNDETEIVKFKLNSLCKVQNVRKKCLILLKNKHFEELNNFLNYCIPDEKKRRKIRVRLMKDLNVNNKDIKNPSTASSLNDFINDVYDDVNAAAVFKTQLLSSPSTVTTLQQVSQEGNFYQALRFIDALAPSQQIAFDCKRLNVFSIFQQNLHSGYCLFRFEENQFSNFLLECLGNDGEITRFKQTLNADEIVQSVIRSAMPKTVILKYNPFLAEFLEWYFDTPEALDEFKSRYANDNVFVQLINKSE, from the coding sequence ATGAAAATGGCTGAAGTTCCAAGCAACGTGTACGATCTTTTGTTTCCGAGTCCGCCAACCTTAAAAGAAATCGTTTCCATCTCAATCGCTGGGCAATTGTGGCGCCAAGAAATTGACACGCACCGTACGAAAAATACTTTGAATCAGCTTAATCTACAACAGAATATTTTGTCGAGTAACTCCTCGCCTCATATACCGTCATCAATCCTGTCGCAAATTGAAACAGCTGTCAATAAATTCGGACCGTCAATTCAGGAGTGGCTGCTCCATCACGAAAAGCTATTcaagaaagaaatttttaacgATTTCATTGATTTTGTTGAAGATTTCGACGGCTCGATTCATTACGTTAGAACTGCCAAACGATTTGTACTGTGCGATcgaattgataaaattctaaGATTCAAGATCGCTTGTCAGTATTGTTTCGAAGATGATATTTTACGAATTTGGCCCTTGGTATCGGCTCACATTGATTTGAGAGATATTCCATTTCACGAGTATCCTACGCTATTTTACTGGATTTGCCAGTTACAGCATCAATTATACAAGTTACCTCAACCTAACTCAACCAATCCCAATCTGTCTACCGTGgtacaaatatttttatacGAGCATTATCATGTTTGGTCGCATGTAGAATACTTTTGGCATCGTTTAGACCCGCAAAGTCGAATGAGATTTGCAACAGGCTCGCGACTCGCTAAAATATTTTGTAGATATTTGGTGAAAACGTTCGATGAAgtagagcttgaaaaaattgctaatttctACGGATGCGAGATCATTGCTACGTTGTTAGCTAAATTACTTCAAAGGAATGGAAATGAAGATCTTTATGCCTTGTCAGTATGGACATtccttaaaaataaaatgaatggaGATAGATTTATCACTCTAATTCGTAGAATAATTGAAGATCTGTGTAACATATGTCATTCTCAGTATCGAACTGTAGATGATATATCCGCTTACGCAGAGTTATGTGCCAGTGCACCATTTCATTTGAAACAGTTGGCAATTCAAAATATCTTGCAAGATCAGACATTGTTCAAGTTAACTTTCTACGTGGAATACTCTGGTAACCCTGTAAATGGTTctgttttattcaaatttttatttacactTCTGTCAGATGCGGTAATCGAAGACAGAAGTAAATTTTGGAACACATTTTGGAGTAGATTGTTGCCTCTATTGGGCACAGCACAATTTGATCAATTGATGACCTTGTGTTTTAATAATGATGAGacggaaattgtaaaatttaagcTGAACTCGTTGTGTAAAGTGCAAAATGTACGAAAGAAATGCCTTATATTActtaaaaacaaacattttgaaGAACTGAACAACTTTCTAAACTATTGTATTCCCGATGAAAAGAAACGTAGAAAAATACGCGTTCGCCTGATGAAAGACTTAAACGTGAATAATAAGGATATTAAAAATCCATCTACTGCATCTTCGCTTAATGATTTTATCAACGATGTTTACGACGATGTTAATGCGGCTGCAGTTTTCAAAACACAGTTATTGTCCTCTCCCTCAACTGTGACAACATTACAACAAGTCAGCCAAGAAGGAAATTTTTATCAAGCGTTACGATTTATCGATGCATTGGCACCATCACAACAGATTGCGTTTGACTGTAAAAGACTCAATGTCTTTTCGATATTCCAGCAAAATTTACATTCTGGTTACTGTCTCTTTCGTTTTGAAGAAAACcagttttcaaactttttgctCGAGTGTTTAGGTAACGATGGCGAAATTACCCGATTTAAACAGACTTTAAATGCGGATGAAATAGTCCAAAGTGTTATTCGAAGCGCGATGCCtaaaactgtaattttaaaGTATAACCCTTTTCTGGCTGAATTTTTAGAGTGGTATTTTGACACTCCAGAAGCGCTCGATGAGTTTAAGTCGAGGTATGCTAACGACAACGTGTTTGTGCAGTTGATCAACAAAAGTGAATGA
- the LOC135840818 gene encoding uncharacterized protein LOC135840818 isoform X10, translated as MAEVTTNVYDLLFPSPADLKEIAAISIATQLWRQEINTHRIKNTLSQLNLEQNILLSTSMPSIPSSILSDIEKYVLRFGMSIQEWLSSHEHMGLFKKEIFNSFIDLAADFDGTVHYVRTAKRILQCDELDQILRFNIACKYCFEDDILRILPLVSDYAKTVSTSSDPYDLSFYWVCRLKNQLYKLPRPNDSARSIEEQILRTDVLFKFPYAWSCVEHFWSRLDADARRRVVNNYDENQQHVNLVRMVCRYLLQSLNDVLIREFISIFSCRVLTKSLRTPRFRNDSRRLYIMATWTYLKNKMNTLTFVAIVTKIIQMCGNDTSMYGELWATAPDNLKQHALQAIFSGQNSFVNERILKDPDSFAFLLTLLSCASSEQRRIFWETHWRDLIRIKCVESLDELMSLCFSNDENEIMIFKLNSLSQLQNIRNICLELLSERNFEKLDEFLNFCCPDEATLSTLKQNLINNFKFTYKDVQRPHDQLSSQLNDFINDAYNNNMNQAARFRTRLLSSPSHSIITTLLFGYLSAGRFHHAIHFIDTLAPSEQVAINVKRLHILPRFQAMLRDGRDYTGTGLFHFEEHQFLNFLRDCFGNDEEIAAFKQTLNADEIVQNAIRGSVNRPHNLKYNYFLVEFLEWYFSTPEALDEFRSRYAGDEVFVLLTTKNE; from the coding sequence ATGGCTGAAGTGACGACCAACGTGTACGACCTTTTGTTCCCTAGTCCAGCAGATTTAAAAGAAATCGCCGCCATCTCAATCGCTACACAACTATGGCGACAAGAAATCAACACGCACCGCATCAAAAACACTTTAAGTCAACTGAATCTAGAACAGAATATTTTACTGAGCACTTCAATGCCTTCTATTCCTTCCTCAATTCTATcggatattgaaaaatatgtcttGAGGTTTGGGATGTCGATACAAGAGTGGCTGAGTTCTCACGAACACATGGGcctatttaaaaaagaaattttcaacagtttcatcGATTTGGCTGCAGATTTCGATGGTACGGTACATTATGTTAGAACTGCCAAACGAATTTTACAATGCGATGAACTTGACCAAATTTTAAGATTCAATATTGCTTGTAAGTATTGTTTCGAAGACgatattttacgaattttaccCTTGGTATCAGATTATGCTAAAACGGTGAGCACTTCAAGTGACCCTTATGACTTGTCGTTTTACTGGGTGTGCcggttgaaaaatcaactttataaGTTACCTCGGCCAAATGATTCTGCACGGTCTATTGAAGAACAGATTTTACGCACGGACGTATTATTCAAGTTTCCCTATGCTTGGTCATGTGTGGAACACTTTTGGAGTCGTTTAGATGCAGATGCTCGAAGGCGAGTTGTGAATAATTACGACGAAAATCAACAGCATGTAAATCTTGTTAGAATGGTTTGTAGATATTTGCTACAAAGTTTAAATGACGTATTAATTCGTGAGTTCATCAGTATATTTTCGTGTCGCGTTCTTACCAAATCATTGCGCACTCCCAGGTTCAGAAACGATAGTCGAAGGCTTTATATCATGGCAACATGGACgtatcttaaaaataaaatgaacactCTTACATTTGTCGCCATAgttacaaaaattatccaaatgtGTGGGAATGATACATCTATGTATGGAGAGTTATGGGCGACTGCTCCAGATAATTTGAAACAGCATGCTCTTCAAGCTATTTTCAGCGGACAAAACTCATTCGTTAATGAACGAATATTAAAAGATCCAGATTCATTCGCCTTTTTATTGACCCTGCTATCTTGTGCATCTTCTGAGCAGAGACGTATATTTTGGGAAACACATTGGCGTGATTTGATACGCATAAAGTGCGTAGAATCGTTGGACGAACTGATGAGTTTGTGCTTCAGTAATGATGAAAACGAAATCATGATATTTAAACTCAACTCGTTGTCTCAGTTGCAAAATATACGAAATATTTGTTTAGAATTACTTAGCGAGcggaatttcgaaaaacttgacgagtttttgaatttttgttgtccTGATGAGGCTACGCTCAGCACATTAAAACAAAACCTaatcaataatttcaagttcactTACAAAGACGTTCAGCGTCCACATGACCAATTATCATCTCAACTGAATGATTTCATCAACGATGCTTACAACAACAATATGAATCAAGCTGCACGATTCAGAACTCGGCTTCTGTCCTCGCCGTCTCACTCAATAATTACGACTCTTCTCTTCGGATACTTGAGCGCGGGCAGGTTTCATCATGCCATACACTTTATCGACACATTAGCACCTTCTGAACAGGTTGCAATTAACGTGAAAAGACTTCATATACTTCCGAGGTTTCAGGCAATGTTACGCGATGGTCGCGATTATACGGGAACTGGCTTATTTCACTTCGAAGAACaccagtttttgaattttttacgtgATTGCTTTGGCAATGATGAAGAAATTGCAGCATTTAAACAAACTTTAAATGCAGATGAAATTGTCCAAAATGCTATTCGTGGCTCAGTAAATAGACCGCACAATTTGAAGTACAATTATTTTCTGGTCGAGTTCTTAGAGTGGTATTTCAGCACTCCGGAGGCCCTCGATGAGTTTAGGTCAAGGTATGCTGGTGATGAAGTGTTTGTATTGTTGACCACCAAAAACGAGTAG
- the LOC135840818 gene encoding uncharacterized protein LOC135840818 isoform X1, whose translation MAEVQSNVYDLVFPSPPTLKEIIPISIAVQLWHQEINTHRMKNTLNQLDLKQYILSSNSSPRIPSSILSQIETAVNQFGLSIQGWLLHHQKLFKNEIFNDFIDFVGDFDCSIHYVRTAKRLVLCDQIDQILRFKIACAYCFEDDILRIWPLVSAHLDLRDISFYEYPTLFYWICQLQHQLYKLPRSHANNYNQSIEERILLNYSHDSWTCVVYFWNRLDFESRMRIATCHAHILGQNFAKIFSRYLAKTFDEVQLDQIANTSGWQIIATLLHKVLRKKGNESLYALSIWNYLKNKINGDKFIILIRKIINDLCAVCQSHGHYETLGDISSYEELCASTPDQLRQQAIQAIDISASAYTELCASTPDLMKQQAIQAILLDHSLFEIPNYVQYSGHPASGSVLFKFLFTLLTDAAIEDRSKFWNTFWSRLLPLLGTAQFDQLMTLCFNNDETEIVKFKLNSMSKMQNVRKKCLILLKNRYFEELNDFLKLCFPDEKRRRKIRFRLLKDFNVGNEDVTNPFPLNDFINDACDDVNAAAVFRTKLLMSSPSTVTALKSACYRTNFYQALRFIDALAPTQQVASDCKRLHVFPIFEQKLRTDYCLLHFEEHQLSNFLLECLGNDDEITRFKQTFNVDEVVQCVIRSALPKTVILKYNPFLAEFLEWYFDTPEALEEFQSRYANDNVFVQLTNKSE comes from the coding sequence ATGGCTGAAGTTCAGAGCAACGTGTACGATCTTGTGTTTCCGAGTCCGCCAACCTTAAAAGAAATCATTCCCATCTCAATCGCTGTGCAGTTATGGCACCAAGAAATTAACACGCACCGTATGAAAAATACTTTGAATCAGCTTGATCTAAAACAGTATATTTTATCGAGTAACTCCTCGCCTCGTATACCGTCATCAATCCTGTCGCAAATTGAAACAGCTGTCAATCAATTCGGACTGTCAATTCAGGGGTGGCTACTTCATCACCAAAAGCTATtcaagaatgaaattttcaacgatttcataGATTTTGTTGGAGATTTCGACTGCTCAATTCATTACGTTAGAACTGCCAAACGACTTGTACTGTGCgatcaaattgaccaaattcTAAGATTCAAGATTGCTTGTGCGTATTGCTTCGAAGATGATATTTTACGAATTTGGCCTTTGGTATCAGCTCACCTTGATTTGAGAGATATTTCATTTTACGAGTATCCTACGCTATTTTACTGGATTTGCCAGTTACAGCATCAATTATACAAGTTGCCTCGATCTCACGCAAACAATTACAATCAATCTATCGAGGAACGAATCCTTTTAAATTATTCTCATGATTCTTGGACCTGTGTGGTATACTTCTGGAATCGGCTAGACTTTGAAAGTCGAATGAGAATTGCAACATGTCATGCGCATATACTTGGTCAGAATTTCGCTAAAATATTTAGTAGATATTTGGCGAAAACGTTTGATGAAGTGCAGCTTGATCAAATTGCTAATACCAGCGGGTGGCAGATTATTGCTACTTTGTTACATAAAGTACTTCGCAAGAAAGGAAATGAAAGTCTCTACGCCTTGTCAATATGGAATTaccttaaaaataaaattaacggAGATAAGTTCATCATtctaattcgaaaaataattaatgatcTGTGTGCAGTATGTCAGTCTCACGGTCATTATGAAACTCTAGGTGATATATCCTCTTACGAAGAGTTATGTGCCAGTACACCAGATCAACTCAGACAGCAAGCAATTCAAGCTATTGATATATCCGCTTCCGCTTACACAGAGTTATGTGCCAGTACACCAGATCTTATGAAACAGCAAGCAATTCAAGCTATCTTGCTAGATCACTCATTGTTCGAGATACCTAACTACGTGCAATACTCCGGTCACCCTGCGAGTGGTTctgttttattcaaatttttattcacacTTTTGACAGATGCGGCAATTGAAGACAGAAGTAAATTTTGGAACACATTTTGGAGTAGATTGTTGCCTCTATTGGGCACAGCACAATTTGATCAATTGATGACCTTGTGTTTTAATAATGATGAaacagaaattgtcaaattcaaGCTGAACTCGATGTCTAAAATGCAAAACGTACGAAAGAAATGCCTTATATTACTTAAAAACagatattttgaagaactcaaCGACTTTCTGAAATTATGTTTTCCCGATGAAAAAAGGCGTAGAAAAATACGCTTTCGCCTGCTGAAAGACTTCAATGTGGGTAATGAGGATGTTACAAATCCATTTCCGCTCAATGATTTTATCAACGATGCTTGCGACGATGTTAATGCGGCTGCAGTTTTCAGAACAAAGTTATTGATGTCCTCTCCTTCAACTGTCACAGCATTAAAAAGCGCCTGCTACCGTACAAATTTTTATCAGGCTTTACGATTTATCGATGCATTGGCACCAACACAACAGGTTGCGTCTGACTGTAAAAGACTCCATGTCTTTCCGATATTCGAGCAAAAGTTACGTACTGATTACTGTCTCCTTCATTTTGAAGAACAccagctttcaaattttttgctcgaGTGTTTAGGTAACGACGATGAAATTACACGGTTTAAACAGACTTTCAATGTGGATGAAGTAGTCCAATGTGTTATTCGAAGCGCATTGCCcaaaactgtaattttaaaGTATAATCCTTTTCTGGCTGAATTTTTAGAGTGGTATTTTGATACTCCAGAAGCGCTCGAAGAGTTTCAGTCGAGGTATGCTAATGACAACGTGTTTGTGCAGTTAACCAACAAAAGTGAATGA
- the LOC135840818 gene encoding uncharacterized protein LOC135840818 isoform X12, giving the protein MAELTTNVYDLLFPSPADLKEIASISIAAQLWRQEINAHRIKNTLSQLNLEQNILSGTSMPRIPSSILSDIEKYVLRFGMSIKEWLRSHEYIGLFKKEIFNSFIDLAADFDGTVHYVRTAKRIVQCDEIDQILRFNIACKYCFEDDILRIVPLVSDYAKTVSTSSHLYDLSFYWVCRLKNQLYKLPRPNDFGRSIEEQILCSNRSFEFPYAWSCVEYFWSRLDVDARRRVVINFDQPENLTRMICRYLLPSFDEVMLDQFIQRMACYVLTVALSRQLFFYDSRKLYVAATWTYIKNKIHTDTFVLIVKRLINVHVHDTSLYGELWDTAPNHLKQHVIQTIFSERNLFVDERAIKDPDSFAFLLTLLSCASAEHKRIFWGTHWRYLIRIKCIKSLDELMRLCFSNDENEIIEFKLNSLSQLQNIRNICSKLLRDRNFENLNEFLNFCCPNKSTLSVLKRNLIDDFEFTSEDSKLPHDHLSSQLNDFINDACYDNNTNQAAQFKTQFLYLPSIETLFLEYLNMGGFRQAIHFIDTLSPSKQIAIDVKRLRVLPSFQRKLRDHERMGTGVFQFEERQFLNFLRDCFGSDEEIAGFKQTLNADEIVQNFIRSSINRPQNLKYNYFLVEFLEWYFITPQALDEFSSRYAGDEVFVLLTTKNE; this is encoded by the coding sequence ATGGCTGAATTGACAACCAACGTGTACGACCTTTTGTTCCCTAGTCCAGCAGATTTAAAAGAAATCGCCTCCATCTCAATCGCTGCACAACTATGGCGACAAGAAATCAACGCGCACCGCATCAAAAACACTTTGAGTCAACTAAATCTAGAACAGAATATTTTATCGGGTACCTCAATGCCTCGTATTCCATCCTCGATTCTGTcggatattgaaaaatatgtcttAAGGTTTGGGATGTCGATAAAAGAGTGGCTGAGATCTCACGAATACATCGgcttatttaaaaaagaaattttcaacagtttcatcGATTTGGCTGCAGATTTCGATGGTACGGTACATTATGTTAGAACCGCCAAACGAATCGTACAATGCGatgaaattgaccaaattttaagATTCAATATTGCTTGTAAGTATTGTTTCGAAGATGATATTTTACGAATTGTACCCTTGGTATCAGATTATGCTAAGACGGTAAGTACTTCAAGTCACCTTTATGACTTGTCGTTTTACTGGGTGTGCcggttgaaaaatcaactttataaATTACCTCGCCCGAATGATTTTGGACGGTCTATTGAAGAACAGATTTTATGCTCGAACAGATCGTTCGAGTTTCCTTATGCTTGGTCATGTGTGGAATACTTTTGGAGTCGTTTAGATGTAGATGCTCGAAGGCGAGTCGTAATTAATTTTGATCAGCCTGAAAATCTTACTAGGATGATTTGTAGATATTTGCTACCAAGTTTTGATGAAGTAATGCTTGATCAGTTCATCCAAAGAATGGCATGTTACGTTCTTACTGTAGCATTAAGCAGACAATTGTTCTTCTACGATAGTCGAAAGCTATATGTCGCGGCAACGTGGAcatatattaaaaataaaattcacacgGATACATTTGTCTTAATAGTTAAACGACTTATCAATGTGCACGTACATGATACATCTTTGTACGGAGAGTTATGGGATACTGCTCCAAATCATTTGAAACAGCATGTTATTCAAACTATTTTCAGCGAACGAAACTTATTCGTCGATGAACGAGCAATAAAAGATCCCGATTCATTCGCCTTTTTATTGACCCTCCTATCTTGCGCATCTGCTGAGCACAAACGCATATTTTGGGGAACACATTGGAGGTATTTGATACGCATAAAGTGCATAAAATCGTTGGATGAACTGATGAGATTGTGCTTCAGTAATGATGAAAACGAAATCATCGAATTTAAACTCAACTCGTTGTCTCAGTTGCAAAATATACGaaatatttgttcaaaattactTCGCGATCGGAATTTCGAAAATCTGaacgagtttttgaatttttgttgtccTAATAAGTCAACGCTTAGCGTATTAAAACGAAACCTAATCGATGATTTTGAGTTCACTTCCGAAGACAGTAAACTTCCACATGACCATTTATCATCTCAACTGAATGATTTCATCAACGATGCTTGTTACGACAACAATACGAATCAAGCTGCACAATTCAAAACTCAGTTTCTGTACTTGCCCTCAATTGAAACGCTTTTCCTAGAATACTTGAATATGGGCGGGTTTCGTCAAGCCATACACTTTATCGACACATTATCACCTTCTAAGCAGATTGCGATTGACGTGAAAAGACTTCGTGTACTTCCCAGCTTTCAGAGAAAGTTACGTGATCACGAAAGGATGGGAACTGGTGTATTTCAGTTTGAAGAAcgtcagtttttgaattttttacgtgATTGTTTTGGCAGTGATGAAGAAATTGCAGGATTTAAACAAACTTTAAACGCAGATGAAATAgtccaaaattttattcgtagcTCAATAAATAGACCGCAGAATTTGAAGTACAATTATTTTCTGGTAGAGTTCTTAGAGTGGTATTTCATCACTCCTCAGGCGCTAGATGAGTTTAGCTCAAGGTATGCTGGTGACGAAGTGTTTGTATTGTTGACCACCAAAAACGAATAG